A window of Hirundo rustica isolate bHirRus1 chromosome 27, bHirRus1.pri.v3, whole genome shotgun sequence contains these coding sequences:
- the LOC120763811 gene encoding feather keratin 1-like — MSCYSPCRPCQPCGPTPLANSCNEPCVRQCQDSHVAIQPSPVLVTLPGPILSSFPQNTAVGSSTSAAVGNILSSQGVPINSGGFGFSGLGSGLCGTRCLPC; from the coding sequence ATGTCCTGCTACAGCCCGTGccggccctgccagccctgcggccccaccccgctggccaacagctgcaatGAGCCCtgtgtcaggcagtgccaggactCCCATGTGGCCATCCAGCCCTCGCCCgtgctggtgaccctgcccggccccatcctcagctccttccctcagAACACCGCCGTGggatcctccacctctgctgctgttggcaacATCCTCAGCTCTCAGGGAGTGCCCATCAACTCTGGGGGCTTTGGCTTCTCTGGCTTGGGCAGTGGCCTCTGTGGCACGAGGTGCCTGCCCTGCtaa
- the LOC120763788 gene encoding feather keratin 1-like has protein sequence MSCYSPCRPCQPCGPTPLANSCNEPCVRQCQDSHVAIQPSPVVVTLPGPILSSFPQNTAVGSSTSAAVGNILSSQGVPINSGGFGLSGLGSGLCGTRCFPC, from the coding sequence ATGTCCTGCTACAGCCCGTGccggccctgccagccctgcggccccaccccgctggccaacagctgcaatGAGCCCtgtgtcaggcagtgccaggactCCCATGTGGCCATCCAGCCCTCGCCCGTGGTGGtgaccctgcccggccccatcctcagctccttccctcagAACACCGCCGTGggatcctccacctctgctgctgttggcaacATCCTCAGCTCTCAGGGAGTGCCCATCAACTCTGGGGGCTTTGGCCTCTCTGGCTTGGGCAGTGGCCTCTGTGGCACGAGGTGCTTCCCCTGCtaa